AAATTCCCCCGAATGACGAACTCCCGGGCGAAGACGACCCTCCCCCGGGCGGCGGCGTATACCGGCGTGCCCTCGGGCAGGCCGCCGAAGTCGGTGCCGATGTGCGACTCGCTCCCGCCGGTGGAGAAGTCCCGCTTCTCGCCGAAGGGGCTGGTGACGTAGCCGCCCACCACGGGACGTCGGAAGGGGCCGGGCTCCCAGAACTGCTCCGGGGTGTAGACAGCCACCGCCTCGTTGACCAGGGCCGATTCGCGCTCGATGGTCTCGGATCCCAGCTTGCTCCCCACACTGGGGGTCAGGACGATGTAGCAGGAGGCGAATTCCCCCTCGTGGACGGTGACGTCGAACTCGTCCGTCTTTGGGCGGCCGTAGGCGTCGGTGTAGGTAATCTCCAGGGGAACCGACCCCGGCTCGGCCAAGAGTCTGCAGGCGGCCAGCGCCCGCCAGCAGCCGTTTTCCGTCGGGTAGAAGTTGAACGGCCGGTCGAAGATTTTACCCTCGGCGCCGGACACCGATCCGGAGAATAAGGCGTCCAGGACGATGGGCCGGCCCTGGACGACCCTCTCCGGCGATACGGTCAGGCTTTCGAGCACGGCGGGCGGCAGCTCCATGGTGAACACCCGCACGGCGGAGGCCGCGGAACGGGCGTCGCGGTCCACGGCCACCGCGCTCACCAGGATGCCGTGTTCCCCCGAGCCCAGCTCGAGCGCGTTCAGGGCGACGCGGAATCGGCCGAAGCTCTTCAGCTCAACCGCGGGGAAGCGCACCGGGTAATCATCCACCCGGACGACCACCTCCCCCAGCACGCCCTCGGGGGCGAGGACGGTGAAGGTCAGCTCGCCGTCCCCGGTGAGCAACTCCCCCTCCAAAGGTGTGACCAGGGTAATCTCCGGGGGGAGGATTTCCGGTTGGCAGGCCGCGATGAAGAGCGCGAGCAGCGGAGCGATTGTGGGCAAGGGGTTTAACCGAGCGAACCGAGCTACGCCCCCGGCGAACCGAGTTATGCCCCCGGCAAACCGAACGAAGCGAGCTATGCCTCCGGCAAAACCCCTTGTTTCCCCAACTTTTTTAAGCGACAAGACGGCCGTCCTGGAGTTCGAGGGCCCGGTCGGCCCAGTCGGAAACCGATGCGTCGTGAGTCACCACGACCGCGGTGAGCCCCCGCCCGGCGACCTGCGCCCGTACAAGGTCCAGCATCTCCCGCCCCGTGGCGCGGTCCAGGTTCCCGGTGACCTCGTCGCCCAGGAGCAGCCGGGGCTCGGTGGAGAGCGCACGGGCCAGGGCCACGCGCTGGGCCTGGCCGCCGGATAGCTGGGATGGGAGGCTCTGCCCCCGGTCGGCGAGGCCCATTTCGGCCAGGAGCTCCGCCGCCTTGGTCCGGGCCTCCTCGAAGGAGAGCCCACGCACGAGGAGCGGCACCGCCACGTTCTCCAGCGCCGTGAGGTAGGGAAGCAGGTTGTACGTCTGGAAAACGAAGCCCACCTCGCGGTTGCGGTAGAGCGATAGCTCGCCGTCCCCCAAGCCGCCGAGGGACCTTCCCCCGACCCGGACCTCACCCGCCGTGGGGACGTCCAGCCCGCCGAGGAGGTTCAACAGGGTCGTCTTCCCCGAGCCGGAGGGGCCGGTGA
This genomic stretch from bacterium harbors:
- a CDS encoding M23 family metallopeptidase gives rise to the protein MPTIAPLLALFIAACQPEILPPEITLVTPLEGELLTGDGELTFTVLAPEGVLGEVVVRVDDYPVRFPAVELKSFGRFRVALNALELGSGEHGILVSAVAVDRDARSAASAVRVFTMELPPAVLESLTVSPERVVQGRPIVLDALFSGSVSGAEGKIFDRPFNFYPTENGCWRALAACRLLAEPGSVPLEITYTDAYGRPKTDEFDVTVHEGEFASCYIVLTPSVGSKLGSETIERESALVNEAVAVYTPEQFWEPGPFRRPVVGGYVTSPFGEKRDFSTGGSESHIGTDFGGLPEGTPVYAAARGRVVFAREFVIRGNFVCIDHGRGLFTLYNHMSALAVTEGRMVEAGQQIGAIGQTGVATGPHLHFEVRLATWAVDPMALLSEGLSYE
- a CDS encoding ABC transporter ATP-binding protein, with protein sequence MPEPYVLVRGLAKDYTGGVTVHALADVSFAVLPGEVVALTGPSGSGKTTLLNLLGGLDVPTAGEVRVGGRSLGGLGDGELSLYRNREVGFVFQTYNLLPYLTALENVAVPLLVRGLSFEEARTKAAELLAEMGLADRGQSLPSQLSGGQAQRVALARALSTEPRLLLGDEVTGNLDRATGREMLDLVRAQVAGRGLTAVVVTHDASVSDWADRALELQDGRLVA